The Asterias rubens chromosome 1, eAstRub1.3, whole genome shotgun sequence genome segment ATGGAAAGCTGCCAGCTctactggaaaaaaaattagTAAATGGTTTACtatgtattttaaaaaacagAACACCATTTTTAACAGTTGTTTATGATCAACAAACGATTATTCATTTATGACTCACTTATCTATGCGGGCAGCCAAACTACTAGCAATACAAGGTTATCATACTTTAGTTGCAGAAATGTAACAAATAGTTCATCTTTTTAATAACATACGCAAAAAAAGTACGATCTGTAGTAGACTGAAGCCtgatacatgtaccataaaTAGGAGTAAAGAACACAAATCGTTTGTGCTAAATATTGAGGTTAAAATGGAAAATcagaatataataaaaaaaattactcaacTGTGCCTGTTCCACTGCATGTTTTCAAAGATTATAAACAACtgtgaaattaaacaaatcagTAGACCATAACGCAAATTCCAACATGTGATCATTTCCACCGTAAAATACAGAGTGAATGTTTTTCATAGTTGGTCTACTCTTCATTTAAGTCAGGTTGTTTCATTACAATGAACAATTTTACTCACAGTGAAGTTCCATGTACAGATTGTAATGTGTATGTCACATTACTCACAATCTCACCACCTACAAATTTGGAATAATTCATAGGGGATCATTAGGCCTataaagtgtaggcctactcattTCATTTTATAGACATTGTCACATGTGTTTCTTCTTGACGTGATACGTACTTATAATATGAAATATAAATTAGCAGACTGGCTTATTGGACATGAAGAGTGGCGACAGCATCCCGATAGCTTCTAATGTATAGACATTTAGATGAAGTAGTGGTCTATTAAGCTTAGCTGTTCGTGGCTTTAATATAAATTGTTATCAAATAATTTAAGTAGGTCTGTAAGACTACACTAGGACCATTTATCAAATGATTAAGGGATCCCTTACTCATTAATAgatccatagagctgcttcagtgGTGATTTTGGTGTCATCCAAGGTTTTTCATTGCTTTTTAAGCAGGAGGGGTACCTCATCTTTGTAATGGGCAAGGCATATTTTGTTGCTTTACAgcaacattttgtaaataacaaaaagCTTTTTGAGGTAAAGACCTTTGACTTCACTTCCCCTTCAAGTTCACTTCATAATCTTTGCATGATTAATGTCAACATATTGAAATACATCTATAGGACTATATTATATTGGACATAGCCCctttttttgttacaacttgTACGATAATTTTAGTTGGCCCTTGGGCATGTGTGTAGACTTTTAACAAGAGCATGGGAATACCATTGATAAGGTTGGCCATTGACTCCACAACCACGGATGCATAATTTCCAGTTTGATCCTCTAtccaaaaaaacacacaatgaaCGATTGATAGAGCCCATTCGGATGTAGTCTGCTCAACAGACCCATTCATATATCATTATGATCACCCGACTACTCTCAAACCATTATTCGTCCGTACGTACAGAAAAAGGCTCCCTCGACACCTTGCTAAAagaattgtttaaaattttcaaaattcagCATCACCTCGAACACTTGCCCCTCTGTATTTTATAACTCCACGATTTTACAGTATGTAGGCCAACAGTATTGCCAGGAATAAATACAACCAATTTTTATTCTTCCTGATTAGTATTCATTGTaatgcatttaataataataatgcatctatctagtgtacaagactctattccgaggcgcagaacaaagaacaaaacatatacaacaaaaaagataaagaatacaataacaaattatacaatgaataatctaagTCAAGACATGTAACAAGCTAAGTGTatgaggatttaaataaatgaggttttcagcaagtttttaaacaatggaagagaactacagcatcTGATGTTATTAGttaaagcgttccaaagttaaGGAGCACAAGCAGAAAATGCATATCGCCAAACAATGTACGCAATGTGTGTCATGATTGAACGTATACACCTGATCTACACACGTGTTCTGGCTATCAAGTAAAGGGAGGTTGATAACAGAAACAATGGTGTAAGACAATCTAACAGCTCCCTAATGATTGACTTTCTGGTGGTGAGAACATCTTCAGCAGAGTTAATGAGGTCTAAAATGCATGGTATTAAATACAGTTTGACATGGTTTGACAGAACACTTCATTATCTTGGACTGATTACAATACAACACACACATGGCCAGCATGGTAAAATGTTATGTAATCCAATTTATAAGCCTGACTAGCCTAGATGGGGGATAAAGGCAATCATTATTACAGGATGGGAGGGACTAATGGTGGTCCTGATAATTGCTTGTCAGTCCACACTTTTAGTACTGGGTACACTTATTGTCTTAATGATTTTTTAAAAGCACTATCTATCAACACTGTATTTCTTGTTCAGGACAAGACTTGTACCAAGCTTGGAATACCACAGAGACCACTATGTAGGTTATCTggacttggccttggtgccccttgagaTGGTTCAcacagactttaagattttagaAGTGGTgccctaaaaatgaaaaaacaaatgcatTCTGAAGTTTTCAACAATGATGTTTTGAGCAcgattttaatttaaaaccacTAAAATTAGCTTAGGTAGAGAACAACAGTATTTAACAAGTAAAACGTGACCAAAAACAGCAAACAATTAACATTCACTTCTTCAGTGACAAAGTCACTAGTAAACTCACATTACAGTAATTGATTGTTCAAATTACAATAAAACTATTGCCTACACCACCAGGGCCATACAACAGTCTAATAGGCAAACTAAAAAGCctttaaacataaattaaataaactttCTCTGGATAATATAACAACTTCAATGCATGAATTGTGAGACCCAAAAGGTAACACAGTTATGATGATGtagattgtttgtattttgtacttGAATATTGAAGTtgtagtaggcctactgcaCTTTAGTTAGTAGGCCTAGTGTGCCAATACTTCAATCATACATATGACATACATATCAATAATTGTTTGTTGACTTgttgttattttggtttttacaacAACCcatttgggaaaagtttccgtatggcgccaccacgtttcattcaaaatgaaataaaaacaggatctaattgacctcaatgagatatatccctttttgtaaaaatgagtgaaaaagtggtggcgccatatggaaagttatcccccaTTTGTTCCAATATTTTCTCACTAACATGAATTTATAAACTTGTAAATCTCATTCGATAACAAGGAATAAACACAGGCCACATTACAAGTGAAACACACTGATGTGCAGTGCAGGCATACTCTATGGTGCAGGCAACCAGCTCACAGGCCGGCCTGTCGACCTTGTTGTGCATGGTGATGTCTTTCGTCCATCGTCGTGGGCATCGTCACAAATTCAATCCACTGTTCTATCACACAAGTTTTATGTTTTACAAACACAGTATTACAACATAACCAAATGAAACATTATACTCACACAACTGTATTAATCCTCTTCCGTTTTTATCTCACTTCACGACAGAATGTTTAATTCGTCCAGATTTTGTAGCCAGCTCACTTTCTCTCGAATGAGACTCCCGTCTCCATTTCCGAAGGCAGAAAGTAATAATAGATTATACGGTCCGGAGTATAAGTAAATTGTACCGCCTGCACATTAAGTTTTAATTCCTACGACGCGTtaggataaaataaaaaaaaattaaactatagagggcggtatactgTACTGAAATTGAGGGCGATGCTGAGGGTACGGACGGGTGCGCTCTATGTTTTGCATGATTGTAAAATGTAATGTAAGCAGTAGTCTGCAAACGCTCCATTTTAAACCAAGAAGTTTCATTCGCTTCGAAGGGACTGTGAGTATCCCATTTTTATTCGTTTTTATTTAAGTAATCGTAAGTGTGCCCCTTTCTTCACatcaaagttgataaaaatctgaccgtgcaatctccataaaaagtaacgttattttttattttaacagttTCACTAactattctacctccatgcttagaCTAATGCCAGTATTCATAAGtgccagtaactggggcgctgtattcctttttcgaaattttgacatgttAACAACTAATCTAATAATCACTACATACACACACGACCAGCTAAAGAGCTAGGAACTGTAGCTGTAGTCTCGTGACATTCGTAAAGTTCATCTGTTCATAATTTCAATTCAACCATACTACCATGACTCATGAGGTAGGTTCaaccattcctccatggttcaacttGTGTTGAAATCACCTTTGGTTGGCCGCACAAGTATATATAcaattttgaaatggctgccgaataaaaatacatgatttCGGGGGAAAAGATTAGTTTCATCAGCAAGATCTCCAACTGAGACTTGTGCCTGAGACAAGACCACATCATTTTGAGATGTCAACAAAGTCCCTTGAGACCGAGACCTCCAACACTTGGTTGTGTACAGATTTGCACATgcatttacaattttgtttttattttatttactcacAGCACCATGGTGTTCACAAGGAGTGAGTACAGAAAGCAGTATAAAGACCCCATATGGAATGGCCACTTCCCGCACTACAAAGAGAAGGTCGACTATCGAGTCTACCGCCGTAGGATGGAACATCACCATGAGATCTTTGACTGGGATTCTTCAGACAGTGAGAATGATCAGGGTGACATCGGAGCAGCCCCTAACAACAGCCGTACAGCCCCTAACAAGAACAACAACCAGGGACAGGAATATGAAAGAAGAGTACCACCACATCGGACTGATGAACCACAAACACAGTCTGAGATGCGTCAAGAGCAAGATGTACCCCAGCCAGACCAAGGTTCATATTTAGTGTAGTTTGATGTTACAATTGTCACAAGCTTTACTGTCGAGTTCCAACTCAAATAAATGCTCAAACTTTTCCTATACAAGTATTGTTGGAAGTTGATAAAAAGTTATAGTGACAAGAAAACATCTTGTCACGATTTAAGGCTGtttttaagcagaattttgtttttcttagcaAATATGAGCAGGACCAGTTACAGATGGGACATGTGAAGTAGTATGTTTGGCCATTGACCTTCTGGTTAGCACAACTTTTTAAgtaggtctatgaaattgggcccatggtCAGGGCAACAAAGTTTAGCCCCACATTTTGAGTATCATGCATAACCAGGAATCATGCACTTGTAACCAGGAATCGCATGTTAATGCTTACATGTAAAGAATTCTTGAATTTGTCTGGAAACTTTCCATTCTAATTTCATAAAGTGTGGTTCCCCTTTTTAAACTCAGTTTTACAGCGAGTGAAGCCACTTCGTCTCAAAAAGCCCAAGCCACAGAGAGATGTTAGAACAGCAGCAGCCAGGCCTCATACTGCACCAGGAGGCAAGAGAGTTGATGTGGGGAAGGAGAGAGCACCTATGATTGCATTTGGTTGGGCCGATAGAGAACTCAAAACTGGATCCAAAAAGACGCACAATATCAAGGCATCTGCAGATGTGAGAATCTTGTATTTACTGGTGCTCTGAGTTTCTGAAGCTCCCTCTAGACCATTTCATTTTATAAATTGTCATTATGGTGGCCCCTTAAATAGTTCAAAAGATTGAAGAAGTTAAATCATAATTGAATAAGAGTCAATCTAATTGGAAAACATATGCAGAATTTTGATTTACCAAGTTTCCAATGCCCACTTTTTGCATTTCCTTCAACAAAAGCAAAGTAAAAAGTCTGCGGGAGCCAAATAAGTTGATCTGGCTATATTCTAAGAACTTGAACCTTAATCCACTTCCACTTATTAAATTGGACTCTGTTCTGAATTCCACCTAGCCACTACAGATCTACCCGTCTGCCCTGAGAGCCATGCGACGAAGAGAGCTAGACATCCAACGACAACAGGAACAAGACAAACAAAGCCGCAAGGAGCAGAAGCTCAGAGCTTTGTTCAATATCCAACCAAGAGACGACACAATGTGGACAACGGAGTATAGACGAAACTTCATTGGTCCATCACGGTAACAGGGCCAATGAAGAATTCCAAGAGCTGAAGTACGACACTCTGTGGACAACGGATTATAGACGAAACTTCATTGGTCCATCACGGTAACAGGGCCAATGAAGAATTCCAAGAGCTCAAGTACGACACTCTGTGGACAACGGAGTATAGACGAAACTTCATTGGTCCATCACGGTAACAGGGCCAATGAAGAATTCCAAGAGCTCAAGTACGACACTCTGTGAACAACAGAGTATAGACAAAACTTCATTGGTCCATCGCGGTAACAAGTCCGTCCAATGAAGAAAGCTCAAGAGCTTGTAAACACAGTTATATAAACCACAAAGAGAACTCGTTGAAAAAAACTTTGCTAGGTCCGTTCTGCGGCTTGAATTGAAGAAGTTTTGAGATGCTACATAGCAGCCGACTTACATGTAGAAGGTGAAAATAAACTGGTGGAAATTTAACCAGTATACCTGATGCCATAGACATGTTGTTACCGTCTGTAACATGTGAACTTTAACACTATTTAACAGTCTGCGATTAGATGATGATtagtaatataataatatcaaagtcttatatagcgcacatatctcccaaacaatgtactcaaggcgctgagtgtatacaaactttcagaaagataggttatggaagtgatgaattctgagacccagttatttagcaccttataagggtttacaaggtgctacggcgcatacagtaGCCACAGCCAGGATTATCGGGGTGAACCCCcctctctttttgataagtgcactggattcttttacatgcattacaaaaCGCATGGGACCACATGGGATTATCAAGATTGTGCACACAATTATACTTAGTTTTGCTATAGATACTGTTTCGAGATACACAAGGGTAATTATGCATTGTTGACAGTAGATAttcaaaactgaaatttaaTCATTTTCGTTTTGAATTCTCATTGCTAAAACATTTATGTCCTGGGGGATATTTGTTCTGTCCTTGAGGGATATTTAAGTGTAGGAAATAATACTTTATTTAGTCAAAGTTGCTTTTTACTTTAGAAAGCCAGGCCGGGCAGtgtctgctggccaaatgccagtcaAAACACTCGATGAACAGTCAAACTTCATTTGAGTCGAAGTGGTCTGGCAGGATAGTTCATTGATGAAAAGCATCCCTACTGAATGTTAAgtatggactagtgaaatgacaagctgacTAGTCCAGCTGACAACCTTGTAGGGGTAGTCAATAACTAGGTATGTTTCTTTtcgttaaaaaatatattttacaaaacacacacaGGTTCGTCAAAACTAGTGTCATCAACGGTGTCTTGAGGTCGCTGATTAACCTTGTATTACACTAGTCTTTAACGCCTCTATTCTGAATGGTTATTAATGTAGTTGCCAACCACTACATGCCAGATTAAAAtgtattgaattatttttttaaatggatgattttttattgtacatgtatataaattattttacattataaGTGATTATGGTTTAAGTTTTTGTATGGAAAGTTCACCTTTCTTGTGCCTTAATTTTATGAAATAAGGTTGAATTTTTACACTTTTGCAGCTGTACAGTAGCATAATTAATCACTTCCGCACAGGcaaattttttttctgacaCACGTCCATTGTTTTACTGAAAAtgatttttgggttgaacaaagaattgacttgagtgggattcaaacaaatgacctccggattaatgtgccggcgctctacctactgagttatctagccctatCTTTACTGAAAAGAAAATTTTGCAGAAAGTTCAAAAAGCTAAGAATATGATTGCTATCCATTCAGATGATGTTGTGAACAGTTTAATGTCGGAGCACTTTGGATATATACTTGTATGAACAAGTATACTTGTAtgaaaaatagaaatgttttAGGCATTCTTTGGACAAAGTAACATCTCGGAAATTATTCTTTCACTTTGGGAAAAAATTAGGTTTTGATGAAATTATTGTCTGGTATAAAAAATTCTACATTTTATAGAGGTTTACTGTGCGAAAGGACATTAAAAAGCTATACAACTAACGATGTAAACAAATTAGTTGTACATGTAACTTTtgttcttgttaaaaaaaaataaaaaattaaaaatgaaaggaGTAAAAGAACAataaccaggggtggatttcacaaagaattaagactagtcttatctcgagttaggacgagttactagtcctaacttaggatgagccATACGTTTtctatatctcctaggactagtcctaactctttgtgaaatcgaccccatgggcttgaataaataaaatctGTCATATGTTTTGTAGCTCCGAACTGAATGGACCAAGAACTCCCTTTACAAGACCTAAAATTGTCCGAACAATGGATGCCATAAATGTGAGTACAATTTGCAGAATAAAATCACTCATTGACATTTGGACTGCTTCATTTCACGAGGCTATATTGTATGAATAAAATGCATCCTTTGTTTGATACACCGAGAATCAATCAATTACTGGACATTGTTtatgtaaataatatttttatttggacAACAGCCACATCATCACTGTACATACAGTTTCTATCTTAACGTCTCGGTTCAAACTACAGTACATTGTTACAgctttaataaaaaatactccCCCCCTACAATGGCATCTGAAGATATTTTGTGATTTCCAAGCGACccaaaactttttttctgaaccTTGGTTCAGGAACCAGCTGAAACTTTGTTTACCATTTTCCTGTTCCATTTTAAAGCGCTAGCCCCGTAAGCAGAGACTGATGTTTAACATGTTTTAAGCAGTCACTCTAAGCACAGAATGCTGCCTTCAGCAGccccatgaaatttggccccgaTAAACAAGGGTTTAATCACTCTACTTAATTAAtgtgtacatttattttaattaatgatAACAAGACGTACACACTATTCCTTGCCATAAGCCACTAACAGGTTCCATTTAGAAAAAGTCTGATAGACTCAAAGACAGTGTTGCTAAGTCACATGGCTCGAGCAAACTTTTGTATAGCTATGGTACATTTTACCATTGAGCCATACACCTTCATTCAGATTAAGTGGTGCTCGTCTTCTTTTACAAAACTACGCAACTTCTTGTCTAGAACCATGTGACATAGCCATTGTATCGACTCAGAGGAAGAAGCAGTCACTTGCGACTGAGCAAGTCATTCCACCAGATATTATTTCATTGTTACTCGCGTATGACATTTTGGAGACTACACCCACTAATTTATTTGGAAAAGTATTACAGTACAGGCTGCAACTTGGCAATTGTGTTTCTGCATTTTACAATCGACTCCAAGTGTAAGTCACCCTACATCATCCTTTCTTAGCTTTCTTAGCAATG includes the following:
- the LOC117299664 gene encoding centriole, cilia and spindle-associated protein-like isoform X2; translated protein: MVFTRSEYRKQYKDPIWNGHFPHYKEKVDYRVYRRRMEHHHEIFDWDSSDSENDQGDIGAAPNNSRTAPNKNNNQGQEYERRVPPHRTDEPQTQSEMRQEQDVPQPDQVLQRVKPLRLKKPKPQRDVRTAAARPHTAPGGKRVDVGKERAPMIAFGWADRELKTGSKKTHNIKASADPLQIYPSALRAMRRRELDIQRQQEQDKQSRKEQKLRALFNIQPRDDTMWTTEYRRNFIGPSR
- the LOC117299664 gene encoding centriole, cilia and spindle-associated protein-like isoform X1; the encoded protein is MVFTRSEYRKQYKDPIWNGHFPHYKEKVDYRVYRRRMEHHHEIFDWDSSDSENDQGDIGAAPNNSRTAPNKNNNQGQEYERRVPPHRTDEPQTQSEMRQEQDVPQPDQVLQRVKPLRLKKPKPQRDVRTAAARPHTAPGGKRVDVGKERAPMIAFGWADRELKTGSKKTHNIKASADPLQIYPSALRAMRRRELDIQRQQEQDKQSRKEQKLRALFNIQPRDDTMWTTEYRRNFIGPSR
- the LOC117299664 gene encoding centriole, cilia and spindle-associated protein-like isoform X3: MVFTRSEYRKQYKDPIWNGHFPHYKEKVDYRVYRRRMEHHHEIFDWDSSDSENDQGDIGAAPNNSRTAPNKNNNQGQEYERRVPPHRTDEPQTQSEMRQEQDVPQPDQVLQRVKPLRLKKPKPQRDVRTAAARPHTAPGGKRVDVGKERAPMIAFGWADRELKTGSKKTHNIKASADIYPSALRAMRRRELDIQRQQEQDKQSRKEQKLRALFNIQPRDDTMWTTEYRRNFIGPSR